One part of the Prunus persica cultivar Lovell chromosome G5, Prunus_persica_NCBIv2, whole genome shotgun sequence genome encodes these proteins:
- the LOC18777216 gene encoding glutathione S-transferase T1 — protein MKLKVYVDRMSQPSRAILIFLKANGIEFEEVKIDIAKRQHKSPEFKKINPMGQVPAISDGRFNLFESHAILTYLACAFPGVADSWYPSDLFARAKINSVLDWHHSNLRRGSATFVLHTVLAPVFGLPSNPQAAAEAETLLSSSLSTIESIWLKGNGKFLLGGFRPSIADLSLVCEIMQLELLEEKDRSRILDPHTKVLQWIENTKNATRPHFYEVHDVLFRAKTRFQEQRLKRASNKTDSSDRSKLPSKM, from the exons ATGAAGCTGAAAGTATACGTTGATCGAATGTCACAACCGTCACGTGCAATTTTAATCTTCCTCAA GGCAAATGGAATAGAGTTCGAGGAGGTGAAAATAGACATAGCCAAACGTCAACACAAATCTCCTGAATTCAAAA AAATAAACCCTATGGGACAAGTTCCTGCTATTTCTGATGGGAGATTTAATCTGTTTGAAAG TCATGCAATTCTTACCTATCTTGCTTGTGCATTTCCTGGAGTAGCAGATTCTTG GTATCCTTCTGATCTTTTTGCGAGAGCTAAAATCAACTCAGTGTTGGATTGGCATCACTCTAACTTACGCCGTGGCTCAG CGACATTTGTTCTTCATACTGTACTAGCACCTGTGTTTGGACTTCCATCAAATCCACAAGCAGCTGCTGAAGCTGAGACACTTTTATCGTCCTCTTTGTCAACAATAGAATCCATTTGGCTCAAgggaaatggaaaattttTGCTGGGTGGCTTCCGACCATCCATAGCAGATCTCAGCTTGGTTTGTGAAATCATGCAACTTGAG CTTTTGGAGGAGAAGGATCGCAGTCGTATACTTGATCCGCACACGAAAGTTCTACAGTGGAttgaaaatactaaaaatgcAACAAGACCTCACTTCTACGAAGTACATGATGTCCTCTTCAGAGCCAAAACAAGATTCCAGGAGCAGCGGTTGAAGAGGGCAAGCAATAAGACTGATTCCAGCGATAGGTCGAAATTGCCTTCAAAGATGTGA